From Nicotiana tabacum cultivar K326 chromosome 15, ASM71507v2, whole genome shotgun sequence, the proteins below share one genomic window:
- the LOC107796401 gene encoding uncharacterized protein LOC107796401 has product MESSPSSSSVITPEDVMGTLMNDGTIDSMRLKIITHLKANEELKNTTIKMVEQSRVLNTPGAEKQTKRELFDALRQELETSVLEKASKSVWELILDNNGIGKEISETVEQVFCRLSGREPPLFVSDFGPQPEKEKEKKSGQDRQKEESRETGKDNSESAAKKRKMNTEEGIDEAASKSSDKSTSSDDSSKMLPPNAKSQHTS; this is encoded by the exons ATGGAATCATCACCGTCGTCATCGTCAGTGATAACTCCAGAAGATGTAATGGGGACTTTGATGAACGACGGCACAATCGATTCCATGAGGTtgaaaatcattactcacctcaaagcTAAT GAAGAACTCAAAAATACCACCATAAAAATGGTTGAACAAAGCAGGGTTCTTAACACCCCTGGTGCTGAAAAGCAGACCAAAAGAGAGCTATTTGATGCACTCCGGCAAGAACTTGA GACTTCAGTGCTTGAGAAAGCTTCTAAATCAGTTTGGGAGCTTATTTTGGATAACAATGGGATAGGGAAGGAAATAAGTGAAACTGTTGAACAAGTATTCTGTCGGTTGAGTGGAAGAGAACCACCATTATTTGTGTCGGATTTTGGACCTCAAccagagaaagagaaagagaaaaagagtgggCAAGACAGGCAGAAAGAGGAAAGCCGGGAAACTGGAAAAGATAATTCTGAATCTGcagcaaagaagagaaaaatgaataCAGAAGAGGGGATTGATGAAGCCGCTAGCAAATCTAGTGACAAATCAACCTCATCAGATGATTCTAGTAAAATGCTGCCACCAAATGCAAAAAGTCAACACACTTCGTGA